gtacatgtatatacatttcctTCGTTCATCgacattattttgatgtatttttagATACTGATGCAGAAGAAGGTTCCcttttatttgtcaatatttgCTCTTTGTTTTCGGAACAgtcataaaaaaatgaaaaaaaaaaaaaaaaaaaaaccaacaacaacaaaaaaaaaacaaaaaaacaacaacacatgaTTAGGAAATAAATATACAACGAGATATATAGCGTTCTGGCGAATAACCAAACGGTACCGGGAATTATATCATCAACTTAAACTGATTTTTATCTGGATCGAATGTTCTTGTGCATTTTTCACGAATCTTCATGAAAAtctaaatttttgtttttattttgttctcgtttaatcgattttgagtttgaatttttgttgttttttatcacacatttgtaaatatttgtatggGACGAGTTTGGTACTGAATAGGGCAGTTTGATAGTAAGAGCTTTAGAATTCGTCGTAAAAATCCCTAACCGTGATGAATGGACACGCTATCTTGTTCATTCTGTCACACAAAAGTCATGTGTTTGTTCAATTTTCATGCGCAATAAAATCGACCATTTTATACTGGTTTATTGAATTGCATTACAATGTATTCATTCTATATCTCGGACATTCCAAACAAGATGGAGTCGTTTCCTATGCAGCAAATCCATCGACCGGAAAGTCTAGCTGCTTTCATACAGGATAATCATACTTAATGCGCATGCTCGTCCCTTTATCGGTTATTGACCACCTTGATGATCGGTTGACCCAGTTTGACCCCTCAATTCTATGTATTATGgataattttatcaacatttagcCAGGTGACGATCATTTGAACTCTTATGACCTATGGAAAAAGCAGACGACAGTTATTTTGTCTTGTGCGCGCGTGATAGATTGCACGCGCCTgctatttattgatattaagcAATTCGTACTTAATGCTTCCATACGTCAATATGCTTGCCGCTAGATTCTCAAGCCGTGATCAACAAATAGACTATCATCTGCATAGAGCTATTAAAGAAAATTCTAACTCGATATGAAAATTATCTCGATTAGGAAAACCTTGGTATGCATCCGttcaataaaatcaatataaagcATCTCTCTCTTCCCCTGGCTTTCACATTCCTCCCTCTTCCCTCTCACACTTAATATCTCTCTCTTCTCAACAGCTCTTTCCGTCCATCCTTCCATCACCCTCCCTTAACTTCAATCGGTGTACCTTCTCGACCTCTTGCTTACGCTAAAACAAAAGCATTtagaactttaaaaaaaaaagagagaataAAAATCATATATGTGCCGGTACAAGTGTACATGCATTCAAAATGAAATCTTGTTACTAGATTTTTTTCGGTTATAATTACTGTTTATGTACTACTGCGATATTGAATTGTATGTATCTTTCCCCATTGTCTTCCAAATATGTCTAGAGTGAGGTAATTAATAATATTATGAAACGACTTATTTTTTTCCATAGGAAAACATTATTGGATTCCAAGAATAAAATACTCAATTTCTGCAACgctttcctttaaaaaaaatgaaataatcatatGAAAGTACAAAATACGGTACTTAAAAGAATACAAAACCACTTGCCTTTTACCTAGACGGCCGTGGTTCGAATCAAAGCTCCGCTTTAtcgagtgttacaccttgttggtATGGTATGAGTAGGGtcttatattattttttctattaatactaaccataAGCAGACACCTGTGATTGTGTACCCCTTTCATCCCAGACCGACATTCCGAGAGTTCTAGTGACGTCAGTAGACATTCACCCTGACAGAGAAAGAgtatacaaaaacatacaagatgtcacctttcaaaacaaataaagaaatagatacagtaaaaaATGAATTGAGCTGTaccgtacagctgtttcgtcattttAAGACACATTAGTGTggttggggacatcatacagttgttaaGTACTTGTagcactcgtcagtgatgttagggacataatacagctgttttgtccttctaggattaGTCAGTGGTATAagagacattatacagctgtttcgtccttctaggactcgtcagtgatgttagggacatcatacagctgttacgtccttctagggcttgtcagtgatgttagggacatcatacagttgtttcgtccttctaggattaGTCAGTGGTATGAGGGACATTAtatagctgttttgtccttctaggactcggcagtgatgtgatggacatcatacagctgtttcgtccttctagaattagtcagtaatgttagggacatcatacagttgtttcgtccttctaggattaGTCAGTGGTATGAGGGACATTATATAGCtcttttgtccttctaggactcgtcagtgatgtaagggacataatacagctgttttgttcttCTTGGATtagtcagtaatgttagggacatcatacagttgtttcgtccttctaggattagtcagtgatgttagggacattatacagctgttttgtccttttaagACTCGTCAGTCATGTTAATGGAGGCAAAAGCTCAACGTAAACGCCAAAATGTGAAGCACTGTTAAAATGAGACATTAGGAATGAAAGTTTTCAGCTGGAAGAGAAGAGATAATGTTTCCAAATTCGATCTTATAGAGACAAATGACATCATGTTACTTTCTACACAGGGAGACAAAATATGAGCGAAAAATGACACAAGAACTTcacaaatataaagaaataaaaatctgGAAAAATAAATCGAATAACATATCCAAGAGCTGCTACACACCTTCCCAGAATTCCATGTCACGTTTTACCAGACTATCGCCGAGGGCGTATTGATCGACTGTATGGATGTGCTAAAAAGTGTTCGATTGATATGGAGTAGATATTTGTACAAtgaacagtcactgttaatgTATTTACGAGAAGGACTAGCCATTAGATGGAAATCGGTGCGACTTTTCTCACTAAACTGCTCTCTACCAGTCATCAGTGATAAAATTATACCGTCTTCTAAGTTTGACGAAGCAATGCATGATGGGTAGATAACCATGACGATTACGTCACGTGTCTAACGTCAAGAGAAACACTAGTTATTGTGTTACACGCAATTTAGTCCAGAGTTATATTCTTTCAGTCATTATTCCCCATATTTATGCAGAAATATCCCAATTTTCTGTAGACTTCCGTTCCAAAGccttaaaaatatatttaatgtgaTTTTATACACAGTTTATACCTATGAGTGTAAAACTTGGGCCAGAATTGAGACTTCGTGGTCAATCTGGCCCAATTTCTTTACTTGCGTACGACAGGAAAGTACCTCAGGAGAAGACTTCTAGGGCTAGGATATTAGTTTGCCCCATTTCCGTTTACAACTGTAACAGCAAATGTATCTTTATGAAAAAAGAGATGTGTATGCACTTTTTAAACAAACGACAATGTTATTTATGATGTATTGACAACTTCAAAAGCGATAAATACAATTACAGTTAGTTTTAAGTTGAAAGCCACATTTGCAATTTCGCTTTTCAACTCCTTCACAGGTAGGTATCACTAAACTCTTGTATAGGTTTGGAACGAACttgtagaattttttttatcactcGCTTTATCAACCAGGGGTATGAGACAGCTTGTTATGTGTATCCCTTGCAAACCCGAATTAAAACGTGCTGTGATCTTAATGTTTGAAGAAACAAGACTCAATGTCGAAAACCAGTGGTTACGGTTGACCTCACACCTTCGCTGTTCTGATCGACAATTGCACAGTTGGTCATCATTGTGAAAGACGAGTGCGCAATCTACTAAGCCATCGGGCAGTCATAATAACAGTTGGAGAAATCACAGATTTGCCAACATGTTATCACAAGAAAGCAGAAACACACTAAGATCCATATCCAAAAGAAAATACAGCTCAGGGAACAGATTAACACCGATTTGAAGGAAAAGAAGTCAGGAAAAATAGAATAAAGAATCAAACGCATATTAATCACAGTATTTTACTCAACAtcatggaaaaaaaatcaaaagacaATCCTATTTTCAGATGCTTTAGTCGGCGTGTACAAGAAACGCCGTAAACATACTAATCGGACTAATTGTGATACCATCAATACGTCCACCAGCCTTTACCCAAACTTCATCACCTACTTGTAAGTACAGGGTCACAGTAGCGGACCCGTATCCCCAAGTATTTCCGTCTCCGCCACCTGCAGTGTTGTATCCGACCGTAGCACCATTTAATGCCAGTTCCGTTTCTAGCCCATGGTCAGCCTGGTTGACTCGGATACTCCACGAGAAGACGTATATTCCGGCCTTTTTACAAGTGAATACCCCTGTAGTCGGGTGGTATTCGTTGTTGCcgatgtttgtttttatttccgaGAAAGGGATGATATGTCCCCAGCTTGGGTCTGACATTGGCGCATGGAGTATGGCATGGAACGCGACCCAGTCGGTTACAGATGCTGAAAGAACAATCAAAGACATCAACTTCACCACGAAGAAGTGCAAATAAAACCTGAAAATTAGATTTGATATAGTCTGTTCGGcaacatcttcgctagccaaggcttctgattacgttacactccacaaaCGTTCCTGGAGTTAAACGTAATCAGAAACCTAGACTAGCGAAGATGGTTCGTCAATGGATGATCCAACGTTTACAAGTTATCGGAAATCTCGTGAACATGGATTATCCCGAAACCGTCATGTCCCTGTCCTGTTTTGGCCATATCTTAGACGTCTCTCCAGGCAAAAGCAGTTGGTATTGAAACTTTCTTGTTAAGGAAAATAGTACTTTAAGTAAGCAATATCCTGATATAGAATATACAACATTTAAGTCTTAATGGCACAGACAATGTGACTTTGCCTCTCTTAatcattatcaattatttcTTGAAATCGTGCAATATTTTTCGCATGACAAAACGTATCTGCAATACTTACCTACTCTTGAACTCATCAATGGTGAAGATCGTTTGTCCGGGGTTTGATAAGGATATTTCATATCTTGTGCATCCTTTTGCACAGGCTGCATATTTTTAGAACGATTTTTCTGTGCACTAGTAGTTAAAGTTTTGGCCAGGTCCTTAATGTCCTTGCTTAGAAAGGGTTTCTCTTCTTGCATATGATTGGTCATAAAGTCGACATCTGTTGGTATGGCCAGGCTCTGCACATTACCGGTGCGCATATATTGTAATTCGTCCACGTGATTGGTAGGATTTTCCATTTCTCGCAGATTCAGCATTTCTTCTCGGCGATTGGGTAGTGTTTGGCTATCGTTTACACACAAATTCTCCATTTCCGTTATCCGATTGGTCAGGATTCGTACATCTTTTGCACACGTGCTCTCCACTTCTGCCAGAcgttttgtaaatatttctacATCTTTGGCGCGCATGCTCTCCACTTCTTTTCGACGAGTTGTCAAGATCTTCACATCTTCGGCACGCATGCTCTCCGCTTCTGCCAGACGTTTTGTAAAGATTTCTACATCTTTGGCGCGCATGCTCTCCACTTCTTTCAGACGATTGGTCAAGTGTTGCACATCTTTGGCATGCACGCTCTCAACTTCTTTCAGACGATTGGTCAAGATCTGCACATCTTTCGCACGAATGCTTTCCATATTCACTATTTGGTTTTGTGCAATATACTGGTCAATGGCATCTCGTACATCCTGCGACAGAGGAATATTTCGTTTGGTGTTAACATGACCGATAAGTACGGCACATAGAAGAAGGAGAGATAAACAATGCATTGTCGATGGTGTCTAGTTTCATACCTATTATCTTATTGATAGGTCTATGTTTAGTTGACGCTTTTCAGGTGACACAATTCTGGCATGCACTAAAAGATCGTCTGTCCATTTTTATTTCAAGCCATATGTTCATTAAGTATCTGCCTTGTTCTTCACTCCGTCTTTCTATCCTTGTCCGTGTTATAACTTCTCACTCATTGAATTCAAAGTTGATTGATAAAATTCCAATATATGAAGGAACTACACTGAGGAGTGTTCCATTTTCAGTTGTGAGACAATGCAGGGGTCACTTCGGTGTAAAACAAGTAACGCCCTCAAAACTCAGTTCTAATTAcgaataaaaaatattaatttcacaTTTGTTTCTTGTTGTATCATCTCTTATTACTATAATTTAATATCTGATGgaattgataattatttttaaacagaatTTGTCTAAAAATATCACAATGCTCACAGGCGTTTGTGTTGCTATACATTTTTTATACGGGTTCATTTAGAACAACGTGAAACATGGAAATGCTGGGACCAAGGGAGGACAAAACACGGACTTGATTCGATACAGTAAAtccaaaataaatcaaactgcatcatatagctgtttcgtacTTCTCGAGTTCGTCGATGATGCTAATGTCCTAAAGTGATTATGGGAGGATTACAagattaaattttgaaataggaaaacaaaaatgtcaaacTCTGGAGAGGAAGTTACAAAATATCCATAATTTCAGAAAATccaataattttcaatattgaattttcGAAATTTCAATATTCTAAAGAAGAAAAAGGTGAAAAGAAGGTTCGACTAGACTTGTTTCAGAAGTAAGTTAACCTAGATtcatgtatgttgtataaatcAGATCTAGAATGCTTTATGGGTAAGGTATTATTAACCTGGAAGgtagaaattacaaaatacaattgTATCCTGAAATATAAACATTCAACAGTATGAACACTTAAGAAAGAAATCCTTCTTCAACAACCACTTTTAATTAGTCAGGATTATGATAcgaaacaataaacaaaaagaCCAGACAAAAGAATTTCAGTAAGACCCTGGTCGGATTGATTAAAACGACAAAGACCAGACAAAAAAAGAAGTTCAGTAAGACCCTGGCCGAATCGATTGAAGGGACTTAGTCACAAAAAAAACGTCAAAATCGGAACTCTAAAGCTTCTTCCTTGAAGCTACCCGAAGATGAGCATTTTTTAGCACACAACGCGCACATCAAAACCGAAGGAAAGAAGTGCTCCTCGAGCT
This genomic stretch from Pecten maximus chromosome 16, xPecMax1.1, whole genome shotgun sequence harbors:
- the LOC117345299 gene encoding uncharacterized protein LOC117345299 translates to MESIRAKDVQILTNRLKEVESVHAKDVQHLTNRLKEVESMRAKDVEIFTKRLAEAESMRAEDVKILTTRRKEVESMRAKDVEIFTKRLAEVESTCAKDVRILTNRITEMENLCVNDSQTLPNRREEMLNLREMENPTNHVDELQYMRTGNVQSLAIPTDVDFMTNHMQEEKPFLSKDIKDLAKTLTTSAQKNRSKNMQPVQKDAQDMKYPYQTPDKRSSPLMSSRVASVTDWVAFHAILHAPMSDPSWGHIIPFSEIKTNIGNNEYHPTTGVFTCKKAGIYVFSWSIRVNQADHGLETELALNGATVGYNTAGGGDGNTWGYGSATVTLYLQVGDEVWVKAGGRIDGITISPISMFTAFLVHAD